In Massilia antarctica, the following are encoded in one genomic region:
- a CDS encoding YbdK family carboxylate-amine ligase, with amino-acid sequence MALEPFAQSKALTFGVELELQLVSLSDFDLTAASPDLLHLLAQKPFPGNVTPEIAESMIEINSSVHSSHLPLLAELLEIRDILVAAGDRLNIGLCGGGTHPFQHWSEQKIYPKQRFQELSSLYGYLAKQFTVFGQHVHIGCASGDDAMFLLHSLNRYIPHFIALSASSPFVQGHDSLFDSARLNSVFAFPMSGRAPFTLSWDEFANVYFAKMEGTGIIKSMKDFYWDVRPKPEYGTIELRVCDTPLTVERAAALAGYLQALCRHLLERREEPPVEDDYLVYNFNRFQACRFGLDGAITHPKTYETMSLREDILTTLRKMEPHGEALGSLGALRHLSTAAQEASDSTYLRRQYEEQGSAEGMVNAAIRRFRGKR; translated from the coding sequence ATGGCGCTTGAACCGTTTGCCCAATCGAAGGCACTGACTTTTGGCGTGGAACTGGAACTGCAATTAGTCAGCCTGTCGGACTTCGACCTGACCGCCGCCAGCCCCGATCTGCTGCACCTGCTGGCGCAAAAACCCTTCCCCGGCAACGTGACACCCGAAATCGCCGAGAGCATGATCGAGATTAATTCGAGCGTGCATTCGAGCCATTTGCCGCTGCTGGCGGAACTGCTGGAGATCCGCGACATCCTGGTGGCGGCGGGCGACCGCCTGAACATCGGTTTGTGCGGCGGCGGCACGCATCCGTTCCAGCACTGGTCGGAGCAGAAGATCTATCCCAAGCAGCGCTTCCAGGAATTGTCGTCGCTGTATGGCTACCTGGCCAAGCAGTTCACGGTGTTCGGCCAGCACGTGCACATCGGCTGCGCCTCGGGCGACGATGCGATGTTCTTGCTGCATTCGCTGAACCGGTATATTCCGCACTTCATCGCGCTGTCGGCGTCGTCGCCGTTCGTGCAGGGGCACGACAGCCTGTTCGATTCAGCGCGCTTGAATTCCGTGTTCGCGTTTCCGATGAGCGGACGCGCGCCGTTCACCTTGAGCTGGGACGAATTCGCGAACGTCTATTTCGCGAAGATGGAAGGCACCGGCATCATCAAGAGCATGAAGGATTTTTACTGGGATGTGCGGCCCAAGCCGGAGTACGGGACCATCGAGCTGCGCGTGTGCGACACGCCGCTGACGGTGGAACGGGCGGCGGCGCTGGCCGGGTATCTGCAGGCGCTGTGCCGCCATCTGCTGGAGCGGCGCGAGGAGCCGCCGGTGGAAGACGACTACCTGGTGTATAACTTCAACCGCTTCCAGGCGTGCCGCTTCGGTTTGGACGGGGCGATTACCCACCCGAAGACCTACGAGACGATGTCGCTGCGCGAGGATATCCTGACCACCCTGCGCAAGATGGAGCCGCATGGCGAGGCGCTCGGCAGCCTGGGCGCGCTGCGGCATTTGTCGACGGCGGCGCAGGAAGCGAGCGATTCGACGTATTTGCGCAGGCAGTATGAGGAACAGGGAAGCGCGGAGGGGATGGTGAATGCGGCGATCCGGCGCTTCAGGGGGAAACGCTAG
- a CDS encoding gamma-glutamyl-gamma-aminobutyrate hydrolase family protein: protein MPDTDKPLRQATDPVPGTDPDKDGGVHAARVPDRRSDALPRYHKDSDTPLALARRVLASRWRNLRDKIGRDFMRRTLRIGVSARIFHPEPGSTGLRSKNLQYLEESIAQWVMSRDVLVFMIPTVNTNGLLHPSNITLRHYARHLDGLVLQGGADVSPQTYSESPTRPEWSGDRARDVYELELLHEFVDAGKPVLGICRGCQLINVAFGGTLYQDVATNVPAAHAHVHSDYDAHRHPVIFPSGSSLGRMFPDLRRPVVNSIHHQAVKDLGRDILVEAMSDPDGIIEAIRYQRANFVMGLQWHPEFHRAGGVDLLDCTPILDEFLRAARETRL from the coding sequence ATGCCCGATACCGACAAGCCCTTGCGGCAAGCTACTGATCCTGTTCCCGGGACCGACCCTGACAAGGATGGGGGCGTCCATGCCGCGCGCGTGCCCGACCGCCGCTCCGATGCGCTGCCGCGCTACCACAAGGACAGCGACACGCCGCTGGCGCTGGCGCGGCGCGTGCTGGCCTCGCGCTGGCGCAACCTGCGCGACAAGATCGGGCGCGACTTCATGCGCCGCACCTTGCGCATCGGCGTATCGGCCCGCATTTTTCATCCGGAGCCCGGCTCGACTGGGCTGCGCAGCAAAAACCTGCAGTATCTGGAAGAGTCGATCGCGCAGTGGGTGATGTCGCGCGATGTGCTGGTGTTTATGATCCCGACGGTCAATACCAACGGGCTGCTCCACCCGAGCAATATCACCTTGCGTCATTACGCGCGCCATTTGGACGGGCTGGTGCTGCAGGGCGGGGCCGACGTGTCGCCGCAGACCTACTCGGAAAGTCCCACCCGGCCCGAGTGGAGCGGCGACCGCGCGCGCGATGTGTACGAACTCGAACTGCTGCACGAATTCGTCGACGCGGGCAAGCCGGTGCTGGGGATTTGCCGCGGGTGCCAGTTGATCAACGTGGCTTTCGGCGGCACCTTGTACCAGGATGTGGCGACCAATGTGCCGGCGGCGCATGCGCACGTACACAGCGATTACGACGCGCACCGGCATCCGGTGATTTTCCCGTCCGGGTCTTCGCTCGGGCGCATGTTCCCGGATCTGCGCCGGCCGGTGGTCAATTCGATTCATCACCAGGCGGTCAAGGACCTGGGGCGCGATATCCTGGTGGAGGCGATGTCGGACCCGGACGGGATCATCGAAGCGATCCGCTATCAAAGGGCGAATTTTGTGATGGGGTTGCAGTGGCACCCGGAGTTTCACCGGGCCGGCGGGGTAGATCTGCTCGATTGCACGCCGATTCTCGATGAATTCTTGCGGGCGGCGCGCGAGACGCGCTTGTAG
- a CDS encoding cation:proton antiporter, whose product MPDLLTILTNLAWPVAICLAWMAGEFGKRWTGLPRISFYGIVGFALASTQTGVLPPSGAGPVLVMADIAFGLILFELGYRINLRWLRTNPWFGMASLVEALGTFVAVYFVAMWFNVTTMTALMLASLAMSTSPATVVRIINEQRSSGQVTERVLHLSAINCVLSVFTFNVIVGFWIFHSSSDIGDATINSLVALLMSGVVGALFGVVVPALLRHLGNLAQDATVGFALAVILLVSITYTTQLSPVVATLAFGLTARHRRVAFSQAQRNFGALGELLTVLLFVYAASTLEWREVFVGGTLAVTVVIVRLATKTLGVTVFSQLSGISWRKGALTGLALAPVSVFVVLLLEHARLRGIDVQELRSMAAVTMLLEVFGPIIIQRALIWARETTEA is encoded by the coding sequence ATGCCCGATCTGCTGACGATCCTCACCAATCTCGCCTGGCCCGTTGCGATCTGTCTCGCGTGGATGGCCGGCGAATTCGGCAAGCGCTGGACCGGCCTGCCGCGCATCAGCTTCTACGGCATCGTCGGCTTCGCCCTCGCCAGCACCCAGACCGGCGTACTGCCGCCGTCCGGCGCCGGCCCGGTGCTGGTCATGGCCGATATCGCCTTCGGCCTGATTCTGTTCGAACTGGGCTACCGCATCAACCTGCGCTGGCTGCGCACCAATCCCTGGTTCGGCATGGCCTCGCTGGTCGAAGCGCTGGGCACCTTCGTCGCCGTCTATTTCGTCGCCATGTGGTTCAACGTCACCACCATGACCGCGCTGATGCTCGCGTCGCTGGCCATGTCCACCTCGCCCGCCACGGTGGTTCGCATCATCAATGAACAGCGCAGCTCCGGCCAGGTGACCGAACGGGTGCTGCACCTGTCCGCGATCAACTGCGTGCTGTCGGTGTTTACGTTCAACGTCATCGTGGGTTTCTGGATCTTCCACAGTTCGTCCGACATCGGCGACGCCACGATCAACAGCCTGGTGGCGCTGCTGATGTCGGGTGTCGTCGGCGCCCTGTTCGGCGTGGTGGTGCCGGCGCTGCTGCGCCACCTGGGCAACCTGGCGCAGGACGCCACGGTCGGCTTTGCGCTGGCCGTCATTCTGCTCGTGTCGATCACCTACACCACCCAGCTCTCGCCGGTGGTGGCCACGCTCGCCTTCGGCCTGACGGCGCGCCACCGGCGCGTCGCCTTCAGCCAGGCGCAGCGCAATTTCGGCGCGCTCGGCGAACTGCTTACTGTGCTGCTGTTCGTGTATGCCGCCTCGACCCTGGAATGGCGCGAAGTATTCGTCGGCGGCACCCTGGCGGTGACGGTGGTGATCGTGCGCCTGGCCACCAAGACCTTGGGCGTGACGGTGTTCTCGCAGCTGTCCGGCATTTCCTGGCGCAAGGGCGCGCTCACGGGCCTCGCGCTGGCGCCCGTGTCGGTGTTCGTGGTGCTGCTGCTCGAGCATGCGCGCCTGCGCGGGATCGACGTGCAGGAACTGCGCTCGATGGCTGCGGTGACCATGCTGCTCGAAGTGTTCGGTCCCATCATCATCCAGCGCGCCCTGATCTGGGCCCGCGAAACCACGGAGGCCTGA
- a CDS encoding response regulator, which yields MQEPDLVIANGDDLSALAALLAWQPGLTRPGLVIGSAGMEFPCAQLARPLDMFQMFKLLTDMGRKRADALTGMLAPEAPPVHERRRRIRLDLDITDPADFAKMRHHAPNGAVLIVDKRGALRDHVARLLAAQQVSVEWTESAAAAVRLCAETPVSVVMINTSTPGIDPYALCSEIKRQEGAERIAVVLLVNQASGYDTARARTAGVRGLLDKPIADRHLVSALKKLLSLPP from the coding sequence TTGCAAGAGCCGGACCTGGTCATTGCCAACGGTGACGACCTGAGCGCGCTGGCCGCCTTGCTGGCGTGGCAGCCGGGCCTGACCCGTCCGGGACTGGTGATCGGCTCGGCCGGGATGGAGTTTCCCTGCGCGCAGCTGGCGCGTCCGCTGGACATGTTCCAGATGTTCAAGCTGCTCACCGACATGGGGCGCAAACGCGCCGACGCGCTCACTGGCATGCTGGCGCCCGAGGCGCCGCCGGTGCACGAGCGGCGCCGCCGCATCCGCCTCGATCTCGACATCACCGATCCGGCCGACTTCGCGAAGATGCGGCATCACGCGCCCAACGGCGCGGTGCTGATCGTCGACAAGCGCGGCGCGCTGCGCGACCATGTGGCGCGGCTGCTGGCGGCGCAGCAGGTGTCGGTGGAGTGGACCGAAAGCGCGGCGGCGGCGGTGCGCCTGTGCGCGGAGACGCCGGTGTCGGTCGTGATGATCAATACCTCGACCCCCGGCATCGATCCGTATGCGCTGTGCAGCGAGATCAAACGGCAGGAAGGCGCCGAGCGCATCGCTGTGGTGCTGCTGGTGAACCAGGCCTCTGGCTACGACACGGCGCGTGCGCGCACGGCCGGCGTGCGCGGCCTGCTCGACAAACCGATCGCGGACCGCCATCTGGTGTCCGCGCTCAAGAAGCTGCTGTCGCTGCCGCCCTGA